A DNA window from Candidatus Protochlamydia phocaeensis contains the following coding sequences:
- the nqrE gene encoding NADH:ubiquinone reductase (Na(+)-transporting) subunit E, translating to MWMGGYSALNLLGLLIQAVFIENFLLVNFLGMCTYLACSNKLKTANGLGVAVVFVLTVSGVLNWFVHRFVTGPGALSWLDIFGIQASQINLGFLEFLLFISVIAGFTQILEIIIEKLSPALYMSLGLYLPLIAVNCAILGACLFAVTRDYPFVPNLIYVFGSAVGWWLAIALIAAIREKIAVSNVVPALRGMGITFIMSGLMSMAFMGFTGIKLAAPSLPEAGPEQLFPIKDTTMPGDSPIQGAPTRAKE from the coding sequence ATGTGGATGGGTGGCTATAGCGCGTTAAATCTTTTGGGACTGTTGATCCAGGCCGTTTTTATTGAAAACTTTCTGCTTGTCAACTTTCTCGGCATGTGTACCTATTTAGCCTGTTCCAATAAGCTTAAAACAGCCAACGGATTGGGAGTGGCCGTCGTCTTTGTTTTGACCGTCTCTGGAGTGTTAAATTGGTTTGTCCACCGCTTTGTCACAGGTCCCGGAGCTTTGTCCTGGCTGGATATATTTGGCATACAGGCTTCTCAAATCAACCTAGGATTTTTAGAATTCCTACTCTTTATTTCTGTGATTGCCGGCTTCACGCAAATTCTTGAAATCATCATTGAAAAGCTCTCTCCTGCACTTTATATGTCCTTGGGGCTTTACCTTCCCTTGATCGCCGTCAATTGCGCTATCTTAGGAGCTTGCTTATTTGCCGTCACACGTGATTATCCCTTTGTTCCCAATTTAATTTATGTATTTGGATCAGCAGTGGGCTGGTGGCTGGCCATTGCCCTGATTGCGGCGATCCGGGAAAAAATTGCCGTTTCCAATGTTGTACCCGCCTTAAGAGGGATGGGAATTACGTTTATCATGTCGGGATTGATGTCCATGGCCTTTATGGGATTTACAGGCATCAAGCTTGCTGCTCCTTCTTTACCGGAAGCAGGACCGGAACAGCTTTTTCCCATCAAGGACACAACAATGCCCGGCGATTCGCCCATTCAAGGCGCTCCCACACGGGCAAAAGAATAG
- a CDS encoding F-box-like domain-containing protein gives MSLATIPAEVGLNMISYLPPKEAWNLGKTCKQYYTLIQNESYWKTSYQYYYPIAFQILAHSPSPGASWQQTFKLAHSLSKRIQLPAISSVQDFKLEQIFLSNQQELILYKEGGDTFVSTSQLSRRPNSRGFFVHVAQASLKALIPSANLSREVKLEAFPRRFNANEIHHILVRPSFIALGMASGKIFVYDSKGKFKRQWIEHTGPITALRAQGELIYSGSGDHSIRIWSLLSDKSLYQLKEHTKAVSCLDFIDSQRFISGSFDNTLILWQRKEEGFSHQTIKTHHAGIIALQALSLFAASADQAGVVHIHNLQNQICFQTIKIEDFQRAINPISDLSWDKDKLTILLRTGVIQVWDYHQAVCLTTIPKPASFSPHYLFCESSKIQSFSFLKLSTIELKAVENKPENRKAKLIAVLNTVKNFFYPYT, from the coding sequence ATGTCGCTAGCTACCATCCCCGCTGAAGTCGGGCTAAATATGATTTCTTACTTACCTCCCAAGGAGGCTTGGAATTTAGGTAAAACTTGCAAACAGTATTATACGCTCATTCAGAATGAATCGTATTGGAAGACAAGTTATCAATATTATTATCCCATTGCCTTTCAAATTCTGGCTCATTCCCCTTCTCCGGGAGCTAGTTGGCAGCAGACCTTTAAGCTCGCGCATAGCCTTTCAAAGAGAATTCAGCTGCCAGCTATAAGCTCTGTCCAGGACTTTAAGCTTGAACAAATTTTCTTATCTAATCAGCAAGAGCTTATTCTTTACAAGGAAGGAGGGGACACCTTTGTCTCCACCTCTCAATTAAGCCGCCGCCCTAACTCGAGAGGCTTTTTTGTTCATGTTGCTCAAGCGAGCCTTAAAGCGTTAATTCCCTCAGCTAATCTGTCCAGAGAAGTCAAATTAGAGGCTTTTCCGCGCCGCTTTAATGCCAATGAAATTCATCATATTTTAGTCCGTCCCTCTTTTATAGCATTGGGAATGGCTAGCGGAAAAATCTTCGTTTACGATTCTAAGGGAAAATTTAAACGCCAATGGATAGAACATACAGGCCCGATTACAGCCTTAAGAGCACAGGGAGAGTTGATTTACAGCGGCTCAGGCGATCACTCCATCCGCATTTGGTCTCTCCTAAGCGATAAAAGCCTTTATCAATTAAAAGAACATACAAAGGCCGTTAGTTGCCTAGACTTTATTGACTCACAGCGCTTTATCAGTGGATCCTTTGATAACACCTTAATTCTATGGCAGCGGAAGGAGGAAGGCTTCTCCCATCAAACGATTAAAACCCATCATGCCGGCATTATTGCCCTTCAAGCTCTTTCCCTTTTTGCTGCCAGTGCAGATCAAGCCGGAGTTGTTCATATTCACAATTTACAAAATCAAATCTGCTTTCAAACAATCAAAATAGAGGATTTTCAACGCGCAATCAATCCTATCAGCGATTTATCTTGGGATAAGGACAAGCTTACCATTCTTTTAAGAACAGGCGTCATTCAAGTGTGGGACTATCATCAAGCAGTGTGCCTTACCACCATTCCTAAACCTGCGAGTTTTTCTCCCCACTATCTTTTTTGCGAAAGCTCTAAAATTCAGTCTTTTTCCTTTCTTAAATTATCTACCATTGAGCTGAAAGCAGTAGAGAACAAGCCAGAAAACAGAAAAGCTAAATTAATCGCCGTATTAAACACTGTTAAAAACTTCTTCTATCCTTACACGTAA
- a CDS encoding GDSL-type esterase/lipase family protein — translation MAEIKIGVIGDSISSSENKEQGITYINLLASYLQADGYSVRMINDSFAASRTDSALLRLENMIQTDKPNILIITLGVADYVFNCPHRQIRDNLSATIKYALNEKIEVMLGIVDPFYLDGILNRGKDFYSLYFKEIFTGLAEAYPITAFPFFTFQIAGDPYYHLGDFIHPNLEGHKVIANTIRFKIKAILDRIQKNEMPSSASNSMDHLSNHRAINESAGLSRKSLIHYG, via the coding sequence ATGGCAGAAATTAAGATAGGCGTTATTGGGGATTCCATCAGTTCTTCGGAAAATAAAGAGCAGGGGATTACTTATATTAACCTTTTGGCAAGCTATCTGCAGGCCGATGGTTATTCAGTCCGCATGATTAATGATAGCTTTGCGGCTTCGAGAACCGATTCTGCCCTATTACGCCTGGAAAATATGATTCAAACGGATAAGCCGAATATCCTGATTATTACATTGGGAGTAGCTGATTATGTGTTTAATTGCCCTCATAGGCAAATTAGAGATAATCTTAGTGCTACTATTAAATATGCCTTGAATGAGAAAATTGAAGTCATGCTAGGCATTGTTGATCCCTTTTATTTAGACGGGATATTGAATCGAGGAAAAGACTTCTACTCCCTTTATTTTAAGGAAATTTTTACAGGCTTGGCTGAGGCTTATCCCATTACCGCCTTTCCCTTTTTTACTTTTCAAATTGCAGGCGATCCTTACTACCATCTAGGCGATTTCATTCATCCCAACCTAGAAGGCCACAAGGTTATTGCCAATACGATTCGTTTTAAGATTAAAGCAATCCTGGATCGCATCCAGAAAAATGAAATGCCCTCATCCGCTTCCAATTCAATGGATCACCTATCAAACCATCGTGCGATCAACGAATCAGCGGGGCTTTCAAGGAAGTCGCTCATTCATTATGGTTAA
- a CDS encoding TolC family protein encodes MRAALFDLKDLICSIGKWGFLSLLVLGCCPKDPSCRGATSLSPGYFWKPTEDYYRLPCDYDLSQDEDLRAAIEQIQKHRVEVADLIDVALQNNPTTQMTWANARAAAFGVEIAKSALYPSIILNEDLNYTSAQLDDGPPDVISATSATGTAAATTAATTAGAAGSPPNQVNLLNAVSRSKAIRAQVLNNGQGNAQTGVTGTGAGAGGTTTAAVATATTFTPPTGTTKTLTSDLTVSYLLLDFGGREASIEAAKQALYNSNWTHNRQVQQVILSVLQNYYTYKGLDALLKARQSDLKNAQENYESAKALFDAGIRTIVDVLQAQSDLINIELSIVQIEGQKEVAYGNLANALGLPADTRFNTPDIPKDLPLDVVSANVNQLIDQAMKRRPDLAAAYALHEQRKKEVIVARSSGLPTLGSLINLEENNDLMNPSFNNHSLSASLIVSAPLFNGFYYMNLERQAKEVLRGACANLRNVEIGVTLDVVTSYYNFKTAVKSVKFSQEYLKYSQESYEAAFITYREGISTILDLLNAQRSLANAKAQLIQARTNWAIALSNISFAVGTLGTGEEIKPLKQKIK; translated from the coding sequence ATGCGCGCGGCCTTATTTGATTTAAAGGATTTGATTTGCTCGATAGGGAAATGGGGGTTCCTGAGCTTGTTAGTGTTAGGGTGCTGTCCTAAAGATCCTTCTTGCCGTGGAGCGACATCGCTTTCTCCAGGCTATTTCTGGAAGCCAACAGAAGATTATTATCGGCTTCCTTGCGATTATGATTTAAGCCAAGACGAAGATTTACGCGCGGCAATAGAGCAAATCCAGAAGCATCGCGTAGAAGTGGCAGATTTAATCGATGTTGCTTTGCAAAACAATCCCACGACTCAAATGACCTGGGCCAATGCGCGTGCGGCCGCCTTTGGGGTCGAAATAGCTAAAAGTGCACTTTATCCAAGCATTATATTAAATGAAGACCTCAACTATACCAGTGCACAATTGGACGATGGGCCGCCTGATGTCATCAGCGCCACCTCTGCAACTGGAACAGCGGCCGCAACGACAGCAGCGACAACTGCGGGAGCGGCAGGATCTCCTCCTAATCAAGTCAATCTCTTAAATGCTGTTTCACGATCTAAGGCAATTCGTGCACAGGTGCTTAATAACGGTCAAGGAAACGCACAAACAGGAGTTACGGGCACGGGAGCTGGCGCAGGAGGCACAACTACAGCTGCAGTTGCAACGGCAACTACGTTTACTCCTCCTACTGGCACAACTAAAACCTTGACGAGTGATTTGACTGTTTCTTATTTACTGCTTGATTTTGGAGGAAGGGAGGCATCTATTGAAGCGGCGAAACAAGCATTATACAATAGCAACTGGACGCATAACCGCCAAGTCCAACAGGTCATTTTATCCGTTTTACAGAATTATTATACGTACAAGGGGTTAGACGCTTTGTTAAAAGCCCGGCAGAGCGATCTTAAGAATGCGCAAGAAAACTATGAATCAGCCAAGGCTTTATTTGATGCCGGAATACGCACAATTGTCGATGTGCTTCAAGCTCAGTCAGATTTGATTAATATTGAACTTAGCATCGTCCAGATAGAAGGGCAAAAAGAAGTTGCCTATGGGAATTTAGCAAATGCTTTGGGCCTTCCGGCCGATACCCGCTTTAACACGCCGGATATTCCCAAAGATTTACCCTTAGATGTTGTTTCGGCTAATGTCAACCAATTGATCGATCAGGCGATGAAGCGCAGGCCTGATCTAGCGGCTGCCTATGCCTTGCATGAGCAACGTAAAAAAGAAGTGATAGTGGCCCGCTCATCCGGACTTCCCACTCTGGGATCATTGATCAATTTAGAAGAAAACAATGATTTAATGAATCCCAGCTTCAATAATCATAGCTTATCAGCTAGCTTGATCGTAAGTGCGCCCTTGTTCAATGGATTTTACTATATGAACTTAGAGCGGCAGGCGAAAGAAGTGCTTAGGGGAGCGTGTGCCAATCTGCGCAATGTGGAGATTGGAGTGACGTTAGATGTTGTGACAAGCTACTATAACTTTAAAACAGCAGTAAAAAGCGTCAAATTTAGCCAGGAATATCTCAAGTACAGTCAGGAATCTTATGAAGCCGCTTTCATTACTTACCGAGAAGGAATTAGCACGATCCTAGATTTGCTGAATGCTCAACGTTCGCTTGCCAATGCGAAAGCGCAGTTGATCCAAGCGCGTACCAATTGGGCTATTGCCTTATCGAATATTTCTTTTGCGGTGGGAACGCTTGGAACAGGCGAAGAGATCAAGCCTTTGAAGCAAAAAATAAAATAG
- a CDS encoding M15 family metallopeptidase, which produces MQRPSLVDIRQVNSKIKLDIVYATPNNFTNQSLYPFPFCVVHFHTASALNRVQLSLEKQGLGLKIFDGYRPLCVQQKMWDIVQDERFVSNPSKNRARHARGTAVDVTLVDSQGNELEMPTGFDDFTEQAHSHSKSISAGACQNRSLLQAAMKKEEFEPFAFEWWHFDLKGWQNEALYPVINLSFADLACYAIK; this is translated from the coding sequence ATGCAACGGCCTTCGTTAGTGGATATCAGACAAGTCAATTCCAAAATCAAGCTTGATATTGTCTATGCAACGCCAAATAATTTTACCAATCAAAGCCTATATCCTTTTCCTTTTTGCGTGGTTCATTTCCATACGGCTTCAGCCTTAAATCGCGTCCAATTGTCCCTAGAAAAGCAAGGACTCGGCTTAAAAATTTTCGATGGCTATCGCCCTCTTTGCGTTCAGCAAAAAATGTGGGACATTGTGCAGGATGAAAGGTTTGTTTCTAATCCATCTAAAAATCGGGCTCGCCACGCAAGAGGAACGGCCGTTGATGTCACGCTTGTCGATAGCCAAGGGAATGAGCTGGAAATGCCTACAGGCTTTGACGATTTTACAGAACAAGCACATAGCCATTCTAAATCCATTTCTGCCGGGGCATGCCAAAATCGGTCGCTTCTGCAGGCAGCAATGAAAAAAGAAGAGTTTGAGCCTTTTGCTTTTGAATGGTGGCATTTTGATTTAAAAGGATGGCAAAATGAAGCTCTTTATCCCGTCATTAATCTATCTTTTGCCGATCTTGCCTGCTATGCCATTAAATAA
- a CDS encoding efflux RND transporter permease subunit codes for MNLSAPFIKRPIMTILIMAALFLAGVMAFNHLPVSNLPDVDYPTIDVSVSFPGASPEAMANTVASPLEKEFMTIPGIEDVASTNTLGSSSIILRFSLSKSMDSAAQDVEAAISRAKIKLPPDLPNDPSYKKVNPSDTPIIYIALTSDTMPLADLYTYANIYIGQRLSMLDGVAQVTTYGSPYAIRIQVNPHTLANLGITLEDISRTIIKGNPYFPTGELNGHVRSSTIIAKGQLEKAGHYAPLIVAYRNQAPVRIQDLGHAIDSLQNDKFAMRYVDAEKNQPTVVLAVQRQPGANTVKVAEEIHQTLPILAADLPASVQLKIVFDKSESIKQSVEEVELTLIVALALVVLVIFFYLGKVVDTLIPALVLPLSILGTFIFMHLLGYSIDNLSLLALILAVGFIIDDAIVVLENIVRRVEKGEDPWHASLEGAKQIGFTILSMTLSLIAVFIPMIFMGGLIGKIFQEFAITLVIVTFFSGLLSLTLTPMLCSRLIQRRQDAQLNWIEKLSFKLNHALIALYKRCLQGMFRYRWFALLLGVLSIAASGYYFYQLPKDFIPDDDMGFIIAYTQSEEGTSPSRMIGYQEKVLETIKSDPGVDNLVSIAAYPQYRNGIMFIRLKPKGERPPINQIIQRLYGKLLFIPGINTYLKNVPLIDLSVGTESKASYQYTLQGLHEQALYQATEKLLEKMQTMPIFQSVSSNLEIKSPQLHVHVLRDQASSLGVSAESIETALQLAYTGGRVSRIQTPLDQYDVILELEPHFQKQAGALSDIYVRSYNTGQLVPLNAVAKWEEIIGPASINHINQFPATTISFNLAPGIPLGEALERLRQTAKEILPSSVTGQVKGTAETFEESIQNTSVLLLIAVLAIYIVLGILYESFIHPLTILSTLPPATLGGLLTLAYFGLPLSLYAYLGMILLIGIVKKNGIMMVDYALENERILRLSPQEAMMEACLARSRPIMMTTITAIMGAVPLALAIGSGAEARRPLGLVIIGGLLFSQLITLFVTPVIYLYLARFNAKMGLTAPVSVQAGSHP; via the coding sequence ATGAATTTATCAGCTCCCTTCATTAAGCGACCGATTATGACCATCTTGATCATGGCGGCCCTCTTCCTAGCGGGCGTTATGGCTTTTAACCACTTGCCTGTCAGCAATCTTCCAGATGTCGACTATCCCACAATTGACGTATCTGTAAGCTTTCCGGGGGCAAGCCCCGAGGCGATGGCTAATACGGTGGCAAGCCCTCTTGAAAAGGAATTCATGACAATTCCTGGCATTGAGGACGTCGCCTCTACCAATACATTGGGCAGCTCGAGCATCATTCTTCGCTTTTCTTTATCTAAAAGCATGGACTCTGCCGCCCAAGATGTGGAGGCTGCTATTTCGCGTGCTAAGATAAAGCTGCCTCCCGATTTGCCAAACGATCCTTCCTATAAGAAGGTTAACCCTTCCGATACACCTATTATCTACATAGCTTTGACTTCTGATACGATGCCGCTTGCGGATTTATATACGTATGCAAATATATATATTGGCCAGCGCTTATCCATGCTCGATGGAGTGGCTCAAGTGACGACTTATGGCTCGCCTTATGCCATTCGCATACAAGTCAATCCGCATACCCTAGCTAATTTGGGAATTACTTTAGAAGATATCAGCCGCACGATTATCAAAGGCAATCCTTATTTTCCCACAGGCGAGCTGAATGGCCATGTCCGCTCTTCAACAATTATTGCAAAGGGGCAGCTAGAAAAGGCTGGCCATTACGCCCCCCTTATTGTTGCCTATCGCAATCAAGCGCCCGTCCGTATTCAAGACTTAGGGCATGCGATAGATAGCTTGCAAAATGACAAGTTCGCTATGCGTTATGTGGATGCAGAAAAGAACCAACCCACAGTGGTATTAGCTGTGCAGAGGCAGCCGGGAGCAAATACTGTCAAGGTGGCGGAAGAGATCCATCAAACGCTTCCTATTCTGGCGGCAGACTTGCCAGCCTCTGTCCAGTTGAAGATCGTGTTTGATAAGTCGGAATCAATTAAGCAATCTGTCGAAGAGGTTGAGCTAACGCTTATCGTTGCCTTGGCTTTGGTCGTTTTAGTGATTTTCTTTTACTTGGGCAAAGTCGTCGATACACTGATTCCGGCCCTTGTCCTGCCGCTATCAATCTTAGGAACATTTATATTCATGCATTTGCTAGGGTATAGCATTGATAATCTGTCGCTTTTAGCCTTAATATTGGCAGTGGGATTTATTATCGACGATGCCATTGTGGTTCTTGAAAATATTGTTCGCAGGGTGGAAAAAGGAGAAGATCCATGGCATGCCTCTTTAGAGGGAGCTAAGCAAATCGGATTTACCATCTTATCCATGACGCTATCATTGATAGCCGTCTTTATTCCCATGATTTTTATGGGAGGCTTGATCGGGAAGATTTTTCAAGAATTTGCCATCACGCTGGTCATTGTGACCTTCTTCTCAGGCTTGCTATCTTTGACTTTAACTCCTATGCTTTGCAGCCGCTTGATTCAAAGAAGGCAAGATGCGCAACTAAACTGGATTGAAAAGCTGTCTTTTAAATTAAATCATGCATTGATTGCTTTATATAAACGGTGCTTGCAGGGGATGTTTCGCTATCGTTGGTTTGCCCTTCTATTGGGAGTCCTTAGCATAGCGGCCAGCGGCTATTACTTTTATCAGCTGCCAAAAGATTTCATTCCTGACGACGACATGGGTTTTATTATTGCTTATACGCAATCTGAAGAAGGAACGTCTCCTAGCCGCATGATTGGCTACCAGGAAAAAGTATTGGAAACCATCAAATCCGATCCGGGCGTCGATAACTTAGTTTCCATTGCTGCTTATCCACAATATCGCAATGGCATTATGTTCATCCGGTTAAAACCCAAGGGAGAGCGGCCTCCAATCAATCAAATTATCCAACGGCTTTATGGAAAGCTGCTATTCATTCCCGGCATTAATACCTATTTGAAAAACGTTCCTTTAATTGATCTATCAGTGGGAACAGAATCAAAAGCAAGTTATCAATATACTCTTCAAGGATTGCATGAGCAGGCTCTTTATCAGGCAACTGAGAAATTATTGGAAAAAATGCAAACGATGCCTATCTTTCAATCAGTCTCAAGCAATTTGGAAATAAAAAGCCCTCAATTGCATGTCCATGTATTGCGCGATCAAGCCTCTAGCTTAGGCGTGTCGGCAGAATCCATTGAAACAGCCCTACAGCTTGCTTATACAGGCGGACGGGTATCAAGGATTCAAACCCCGCTAGATCAATATGATGTGATCTTAGAATTAGAGCCCCACTTTCAAAAGCAGGCAGGAGCCTTATCTGACATTTATGTACGCTCGTATAATACAGGTCAATTGGTTCCTTTGAATGCCGTCGCCAAATGGGAAGAGATCATTGGACCCGCCAGCATTAACCATATTAATCAGTTTCCTGCCACGACGATTTCCTTTAACCTTGCTCCAGGCATTCCCTTAGGTGAAGCGCTTGAGCGGCTCCGCCAAACTGCCAAAGAAATCTTGCCCTCGTCCGTAACAGGACAAGTGAAAGGGACGGCAGAGACATTTGAAGAGTCTATTCAAAATACCTCTGTTTTATTGCTCATTGCTGTTTTGGCCATTTACATTGTATTGGGCATTCTCTATGAAAGCTTTATTCATCCCTTGACTATTTTATCGACACTTCCTCCTGCTACTTTAGGCGGCTTGCTCACTTTGGCTTATTTTGGGCTGCCGCTTTCTCTTTATGCTTATTTAGGCATGATCCTCTTAATTGGAATTGTCAAAAAAAACGGCATTATGATGGTTGACTATGCCCTGGAAAACGAAAGGATCCTGCGTTTATCTCCTCAAGAAGCGATGATGGAAGCCTGCCTTGCCCGCTCCCGGCCTATTATGATGACAACCATCACCGCCATTATGGGTGCCGTTCCCTTGGCTTTGGCTATTGGATCCGGAGCAGAGGCCAGGCGTCCTCTTGGACTTGTCATCATTGGCGGCTTACTTTTCTCGCAGCTCATCACGCTGTTTGTGACACCCGTCATCTACTTATATTTGGCTCGCTTTAATGCCAAAATGGGTTTAACCGCTCCCGTTTCTGTTCAAGCCGGATCCCATCCTTGA
- a CDS encoding RING finger domain-containing protein has product MNFSAIEKRSDSQDTCTICQESFAETFQKKRIEITCHHLYHESCIKQWELHNPICPLCRKKFKILNYWQQIRHSTIQGALLGTAYLTVSISQSFFQTNSTLFGQSCSDGLFSEQEKFLASALPFGINAALLKNTAFIICGGAMWGFINGNLDYLSDRLMT; this is encoded by the coding sequence ATGAATTTTTCAGCAATTGAAAAAAGATCAGACAGTCAAGACACTTGCACCATTTGCCAAGAATCATTCGCCGAAACCTTTCAAAAAAAACGCATTGAGATTACTTGCCACCATCTCTATCATGAAAGCTGTATTAAGCAATGGGAATTGCACAACCCCATTTGCCCCCTTTGCAGAAAAAAGTTTAAAATTTTAAACTACTGGCAGCAAATCAGGCACAGCACCATACAAGGTGCTTTATTGGGAACAGCCTATTTGACCGTATCCATCAGTCAATCCTTTTTTCAAACAAATTCCACTCTCTTTGGTCAAAGCTGTTCTGATGGCCTTTTTTCGGAACAAGAGAAATTCCTCGCTTCCGCCCTTCCTTTCGGAATTAATGCCGCGTTACTAAAAAATACAGCTTTCATTATTTGCGGAGGAGCTATGTGGGGCTTTATTAATGGCAATTTAGATTACCTTTCCGATCGTCTCATGACTTAA
- a CDS encoding efflux RND transporter periplasmic adaptor subunit, whose amino-acid sequence MSKAFSPVYLLFCGMLVLAGCKKEATPSAPAFERPLPVAVGQVMKQDVPVYIEAIGNVSAFNSVEIRPQVVGRIIDIRIKGGDDVQAGTVLYRIDPVPYQLALEKAKATLVRDEAELEFARHKVERYSTLLKGNYVSKLSIEEYKRDVNALEGQVLIDKADIGAAQNNLNYCTILSPIEGRVSLQKIDLGNVVSPNDPLPLATILQVSPVYINFSISQKEFEDLKPILAEGKRQFQAVLPHCLKEFEGEVFAFNNQIDPQTGTLQIKGIISNRDKVLWPGEFVRVRLYIKTKKDAAVVHASAVQLSQKGAYVYALKPDQTVEQLSVKTGEQLGDMIVIDEGLKPGAMVITEGQMNLRQGAKVIVTNEVPSANKDSGNEFISSLH is encoded by the coding sequence ATGTCAAAAGCTTTTTCCCCTGTTTATCTTCTATTTTGCGGCATGCTGGTCCTTGCCGGCTGCAAAAAAGAGGCAACTCCTTCAGCACCTGCTTTTGAGCGTCCCTTGCCGGTCGCTGTGGGGCAGGTGATGAAACAAGATGTGCCTGTTTATATCGAAGCCATCGGCAATGTGTCTGCTTTTAATAGCGTCGAGATCAGGCCGCAAGTCGTAGGCCGGATCATTGATATCCGCATTAAAGGAGGAGATGATGTCCAAGCGGGCACTGTTCTTTATCGCATCGATCCCGTGCCTTATCAATTAGCCTTGGAAAAAGCCAAAGCGACTTTAGTCCGAGATGAAGCCGAGCTTGAATTTGCCCGCCACAAAGTTGAGCGGTATTCCACTTTGCTTAAAGGCAATTACGTTTCTAAACTCAGCATAGAGGAATATAAACGCGATGTAAATGCATTGGAAGGGCAAGTATTAATTGATAAGGCCGATATAGGAGCGGCGCAAAATAATTTAAACTATTGTACGATTTTATCGCCGATCGAAGGCAGAGTGAGTTTGCAGAAAATCGATTTGGGCAATGTCGTCTCGCCAAACGACCCTTTGCCTTTGGCAACCATTTTACAGGTCTCTCCTGTCTATATCAATTTTTCTATTTCTCAAAAAGAATTTGAAGATTTAAAACCGATTTTGGCTGAAGGAAAGCGCCAATTCCAAGCTGTATTGCCTCATTGCCTTAAAGAATTCGAAGGCGAAGTATTTGCCTTTAACAATCAAATCGATCCGCAGACGGGAACACTTCAAATCAAGGGGATTATTTCCAATAGAGATAAAGTGTTATGGCCAGGAGAATTTGTCCGGGTCCGCCTTTACATTAAGACTAAGAAGGATGCCGCTGTGGTCCACGCATCTGCCGTGCAACTGAGCCAAAAAGGAGCCTATGTATATGCATTGAAGCCGGATCAGACAGTCGAGCAGCTCTCTGTTAAAACGGGCGAACAGCTTGGAGACATGATCGTCATTGATGAAGGGCTGAAGCCGGGCGCAATGGTCATTACAGAAGGGCAGATGAATCTTCGGCAGGGAGCAAAAGTGATCGTTACGAATGAGGTGCCTTCAGCAAATAAGGATAGCGGCAATGAATTTATCAGCTCCCTTCATTAA